One window from the genome of Cucumis melo cultivar AY chromosome 12, USDA_Cmelo_AY_1.0, whole genome shotgun sequence encodes:
- the LOC103504355 gene encoding UV-B-induced protein At3g17800, chloroplastic gives MEAAMATVIGSPVGAFARLNYTGRSGIFGNGLGFVRFPSLSHVPIRLCPQVSYSKLWNKKLGTGIRRSTIVKASMDAESSESGEPIAPLQLESPIGQFLTQILVSHPHLVPAAVEQQLDQLQNDRDAEGNNEASGSGTDLVLYRRIAEVKANERKQVLEEILYALVVQKFMDANVPLIPAITPSSSDVSGRVDTWAANDESLEHLHSPEAYEMIQNHLALILGNRVGDSTSVVQISKLRVGQVYAASVMYGYFLKRVDQRFQLEKTMKVLPKASNSEDSIIQQAIGEDVRPYVGENSPPVSPHPEITSWPDRDENSIGGFSQGLKASRLRNYVMAFDGETLQRYATIRSKEAVGIIEKHTEALFGRPEIAITPQGTIDPSKDEQLKISFGGLKGLVLEAVTFGSFLWDVESYVDSRYHFVVS, from the exons ATGGAAGCTGCCATGGCAACTGTGATTGGATCTCCTGTTGGAGCCTTTGCTCGCTTGAATTATACTGGAAGATCGGGAATCTTCGGCAATGGACTTGGTTTTGTCCGCTTTCCTTCCCTATCGCATGTCCCTATTCGT CTATGCCCTCAAGTATCTTACTCCAAACTCTGGAATAAGAAATTGGGCACTGGAATTAGGAGAAGCACGATAGTTAAGGCATCCATGGATGCAGAGTCATCTGAATCAGGTGAACCTATTGCTCCCCTTCAGTTGGAGTCTCCAATTGGGCAGTTTTTGACCCAGATCTTGGTTAGCCATCCCCATCTTGTTCCTGCTGCTGTTGAGCAACAGCTTGACCAGCTTCAAAATGACCGGGATGCTGAGGGGAATAACGAGGCTTCTGGTTCTGGTACTGATTTGGTTTTGTACAG GAGAATTGCTGAGGTCAaggcaaatgaaagaaaacaagTTTTAGAAGAAATCCTATATGCATTGGTTGTACAGAAATTCATGGATGCTAATGTTCCCCTGATACCTGCAATAACCCCTTCATCATCTGATGTTTCTGGCCGAGTCGACACTTGGGCTGCTAATGATGAGAGCCTTGAGCATCTTCACTCGCCTGAAGCATATGAAATGATTCAGAACCACCTCGCTCTCATCCTTGGGAACAGGGTCGGCGACTCAACCTCAGTAGTACAAATAAGCAAACTCAGGGTTGGCCAGGTCTATGCTGCTTCAGTGATGTATGGCTACTTTCTTAAGCGAGTTGATCAGCGGTTTCAGCTTGAGAAGACGATGAAAGTTCTTCCAAAAGCATCAAATTCAGAAGATAGTATCATCCAACAAGCTATTGGAGAGGATGTGAGACCTTATGTGGGTGAGAACTCACCACCTGTTTCACCACATCCCGAAATCACATCCTGGCCGGATCGCGATGAGAACAGCATTGGAGGATTTAGTCAAGGTTTAAAAGCTTCTAGACTGCGCAATTACGTCATGGCCTTTGATGGGGAGACACTTCAGAGATATGCAACAATAAGATCCAAAGAGGCTGTCGGCATCATTGAGAAGCACACAGAAGCATTGTTTGGTAGACCTGAAATTGCTATAACACCTCAAGGAACCATCGATCCTTCCAAAGATGAACAGTTGAAGATTAGCTTTGGTGGTTTGAAGGGATTGGTTTTGGAAGCTGTCACTTTTGGTTCTTTTCTGTGGGACGTTGAAAGCTATGTGGATTCAAGGTACCATTTTGTTGTGAGTTGA
- the LOC103504239 gene encoding uncharacterized protein LOC103504239, whose product MALQWMLLAYTVAVEAAIAILLTVPSPKLLKKRFVSLISLILQPALFVVPFAGFQILDIYWKNEHRLMCTSEICTAAERDRYEKSIYKAQRNVILCVAACLLYWCIYRVCKYNKEIESLEEVEKRYKEQ is encoded by the exons ATGGCGTTGCAATGGATGCTTTTGGCTTATACGGTGGCAGTGGAGGCTGCCATCGCCATTCTCCTTACCGTTCCTTCGCCTAAGTTGTTGAAGAAGCGTTTCGTCTCTTTGATTTCACTCATTCTACAACCTGCACTCTTCGTTGTGCCCTTTGCCGGCTTTCAGATTCTGG ATATCTACTGGAAGAATGAGCATCGGTTGATGTGCACATCTGAGATCTGTACTGCTGCTGAGAGGGATCGATATGAGAAATCT ATCTATAAAGCTCAGAGGAATGTGATTCTGTGCGTTGCTGCATGTCTTCTCTACTG GTGTATCTACCGCGTTTGCAAGTACAACAAAGAGATCGAAAGTTTGGAGGAGGTAGAAAAGAGATACAAAGAACAGTAG
- the LOC103504136 gene encoding mitogen-activated protein kinase kinase 9 gives MALVRDRRHLNLRLPDLSDCRPRFPLPLPPSSAPPAPAAPSAISSSDLEKLQVLGHGNGGTVYKVRHKRTSTTYALKVVHGDCDPTVRRQVFREMEILRRTDSPYVVQCHGIFEKPSGDVTILMEYMDLGSLDSLLKKNSTLSETTLAHVSRQVLNGLHYLHSHKIIHRDIKPSNLLVNKNMEVKIADFGVSKIMCRTLDACNSYVGTCAYMSPERFDPETYGGNYNGYAGDIWSLGLTLLELYLGHFPFLPAGQRPDWATLMCAICFGEPPKLPEDASEEFRSFVECCLQKESSKRWTAAQLLTHPFVCRESSRSSSDNR, from the coding sequence ATGGCTTTGGTCCGTGATCGCCGCCACCTCAACCTCCGCCTTCCCGACCTCTCCGACTGCCGTCCTCGCTTCCCCCTTCCCCTCCCTCCCTCCTCCGCTCCCCCCGCTCCCGCCGCCCCCTCCGCCATCTCCTCCTCCGACCTCGAAAAGCTCCAAGTCCTCGGCCACGGCAACGGCGGCACCGTCTACAAAGTCCGTCACAAACGCACCTCCACTACTTACGCTCTCAAGGTCGTCCACGGCGACTGCGATCCCACCGTTCGTCGCCAAGTTTTCAGAGAGATGGAGATTCTTCGTCGGACCGATTCTCCTTATGTCGTTCAGTGTCATGGAATCTTCGAGAAACCTTCTGGAGATGTAACGATTTTGATGGAGTATATGGATCTTGGATCTCTTGATTCGTTATTGAAGAAGAACTCGACTTTGTCAGAAACGACGCTCGCTCATGTATCGCGTCAGGTTCTTAATGGTCTTCATTATCTTCACTCTCATAAAATCATTCATCGTGATATTAAACCGTCGAATCTGTTGGTGAATAAGAATATGGAGGTTAAGATTGCCGATTTTGGAGTTAGTAAAATTATGTGCAGGACTTTGGATGCTTGCAATTCTTACGTCGGAACTTGTGCTTATATGAGTCCAGAGCGGTTCGATCCAGAGACTTACGGCGGAAATTACAATGGTTATGCCGGAGATATTTGGAGTTTGGGGCTTACTCTTCTAGAACTTTATTTAGGTCATTTTCCATTTCTTCCGGCTGGACAGAGACCGGATTGGGCAACTCTGATGTGTGCGATTTGCTTCGGTGAACCACCGAAGCTACCGGAGGATGCGTCGGAGGAGTTTCGGAGCTTTGTTGAGTGTTGTTTGCAGAAGGAATCGAGTAAAAGATGGACGGCGGCGCAATTGTTGACGCATCCGTTTGTATGCAGGGAATCATCGAGATCATCGTCGGATAATCGATGA
- the LOC103504066 gene encoding dihydropyrimidine dehydrogenase (NADP(+)), chloroplastic, with the protein MASFNLTQFRTKNPIPNLALNPSRTGLTRPTRLGFRVVASGKPQAEPDLSVTVNGLNMPNPFVIGSGPPGTNYTVMKRAFDEGWGAVIAKTVSLDAAKVINVTPRYARLRADSNGSAKGQIIGWENIELISDRPLETMLKEFKQLKEEYPDRILIASIMEEYNKAAWEELIDRVEQTGVDAFEINFSCPHGMPERRMGAAVGQDCALLEEVCGWINAKATIPVWAKMTPNITDISQPARVALKSGCEGIAAINTIMSVMGIDLKTLRPEPCVEGYSTPGGYSSKAVHPIALGKVLSIAKMMKAEFNDGDYSLSGIGGVEAGGDAAEFILLGANTVQVCTGVMMHGYGLVKKLCAELQDFMKLHNFSSIEDFRGASLPYFTTHMDLVRRQREAIEQRKAVKKGLQSDKDWTGDGFVKETESMVSN; encoded by the exons ATGGCGTCCTTCAACCTTACCCAATTCAGAACTAAAAACCCAATTCCCAACCTCGCTCTGAATCCGTCCCGGACGGGTTTGACTCGACCAACTAGACTTGGGTTTAGAGTGGTTGCCTCCGGCAAGCCTCAGGCGGAGCCCGATCTCAGTGTGACGGTCAATGGGTTGAACATGCCCAACCCGTTTGTAATTGGGTCGGGTCCGCCAGGAACTAACTATACGGTTATGAAGAGAGCATTTGATGAAGGTTGGGGGGCTGTGATTGCCAAAACT GTGTCACTAGATGCAGCAAAAGTTATAAATGTAACTCCTAGATATGCCCGGCTACGAGCGGATTCGAATGGCTCTGCAAAGGGGCAGATTATTGGGTGGGAGAACATTGAATTGATAAGTGATAGGCCTCTTGAAACTATGTTGAAAGAGTTCAAGCAGTTAAAAGAGGAGTATCCCGATAGGATTCTTATTGCTTCAATAATGGAGGAGTATAATAAAGCTGCTTGGGAAGAACTTATCGATCGAGTCGAACAAACTGGAGTT GATGCGTTTGAAATCAATTTCTCATGCCCTCATGGCATGCCCGAACGGAGAATGGGTGCTGCAGTTGGACAAGATTGTGCACTTCTGGAAGAAGTTTGTGGATGGATTAATGCAAAAGCTACAATACCTGTTTGGGCAAAAATGACCCCCAATATCACTGACATTTCACAG CCTGCAAGGGTGGCTCTGAAATCAGGATGTGAGGGAATAGCAGCCATCAACACGATCATGAGTGTAATGGGAATTGATCTCAAAACCTTACGTCCCGAGCCTTGTGTTGAGGG gtattcaactccaggagGCTATTCTTCCAAGGCAGTTCATCCTATTGCTCTTGGGAAAGTGTTGAGCATTGCAAAAATGATGAAGGCAGAATTTAACGATGGAGACTACTCTCTTTCTGGCATTGGGGGTGTCGAAGCTGGTGGAGATGCTGCCGAGTTTATTCTACTCGGAGCAAACACTGTCCAG GTATGTACAGGAGTGATGATGCATGGGTATGGCCTTGTAAAGAAACTATGTGCTGAGCTTCAGGACTTCATGAAACTTCACAACTTCTCATCCATTGAAGACTTCAGAGG GGCTTCTCTTCCATATTTCACGACCCACATGGATTTGGTTCGGAGGCAGCGGGAAGCAATCGAGCAGAGAAAAGCTGTGAAGAAGGGTCTGCAATCTGATAAAGATTGGACGGGCGATGGCTTTGTTAAGGAAACTGAGAGTATGGTTTCAAACTGA